AAAATCACAATGAAAATATTCTCCACATCCGCAGTAAAGCTTGCCTTATTTGCCTTTATAGGTTTAATGGCTACCAATAGTAGTGCTCAAGAAGTAACATGGCTGAGCTGGAACGAAGCAGCAGAATTGGCTGCTACAGAAAAAAATCCTAAAAAGATTTTTATCGATGTTTATACAGATTGGTGCGGATGGTGCAAGAAGATGGACAAGGATACGTTTCAGAATTCTGAAGTAGCTGCGTATATGAAAGAGAACTTCTATATGGTAAAATTGGATGGAGAAGGAAAAGACCCTATAGAATTCAAAGGAAAGACTTATAAATTCATACCTTCTGGAAGAAAAGGATACCATGAATTTGCCGCTGCTTTAATGCAGGGAAGAATGAGTTACCCTACTACTATTTTTCTGGACGAAGAAATGAATATGCTCTCTCCGCTACCTGGTTACCAGAAACCGGAGCCTTTTTTGAATATTGCCCGTTATTTTGGCGACAATATCTACAAGGACCAAGATTGGAAAACTTATTCTGGAGAAAGCAAATAAAAGCTTCTTAAAGAAGTAGTTATAAAAATAAACAGACCCGATGCTACGTAAAATAGTATCGGGTCTTTCTTTTGCGAAAAACTAGTTTGCACAATACTCTTGTATTGGTTTTTACTTTTGAGTACTTTCATTATGTCAAAGTAAATCCCGAGTTTCAAAAGTTCATGAAAACATTCTTTATTTCCTTAATCACTTGCTTAGTGCTACTTTCCTGTAAGAATACCACGAGTACAACATTTGAATTAAAAAATGGGATCTCCAAAGAATTGGCAAACTATAGAAAAGAGCAAGTATCTAACGTCAAC
This genomic interval from Zobellia roscoffensis contains the following:
- a CDS encoding thioredoxin family protein; this encodes MKIFSTSAVKLALFAFIGLMATNSSAQEVTWLSWNEAAELAATEKNPKKIFIDVYTDWCGWCKKMDKDTFQNSEVAAYMKENFYMVKLDGEGKDPIEFKGKTYKFIPSGRKGYHEFAAALMQGRMSYPTTIFLDEEMNMLSPLPGYQKPEPFLNIARYFGDNIYKDQDWKTYSGESK